One Salvia splendens isolate huo1 chromosome 22, SspV2, whole genome shotgun sequence DNA segment encodes these proteins:
- the LOC121786344 gene encoding homeobox-leucine zipper protein ATHB-40-like: MSHEFSDMFDYCSVGIITQFVPKQGEVKSVKPRRRPRKGKGGEGEAEGGAMIRKRKLSEEQLSMLERSFGSEHKLETERKDRLAAELGLDPRQVAVWFQNRRARWKIKKLEEEFFNLRSNYESTVVEKCRLQTEVLKIKEQLSGAEKEIQRLSEHWERVRANSPTSSLSEFGIECLDNVFCVPDTVTNYAHAFQWDDRFYYIA, translated from the exons ATGAGCCATGAATTTAGTGACATGTTTGACTACTGTTCTGTTGGAATAATCACCCAGTTTGTCCCTAAACAAG GGGAGGTGAAGAGTGTAAAGCCGCGGCGAAGACCGAGGAAGGGCAAAGGTGGCGAAGGCGAGGCCGAGGGTGGTGCGATGATTAGGAAAAGAAAGCTGAGCGAGGAGCAGCTGAGTATGCTGGAGAGGAGCTTCGGCAGCGAGCATAAGCTGGAGACCGAGAGGAAGGACCGGCTTGCAGCGGAGCTGGGCTTGGACCCGCGCCAGGTGGCGGTGTGGTTCCAGAACCGCCGTGCTCGCTGGAAGATTAAGAAGCTCGAGGAGGAGTTCTTCAACCTCAGGTCCAACTATGAGTCCACTGTTGTTGAGAAATGCCGCCTTCAGACTGAG GTGTTAAAAATAAAGGAACAACTGAGTGGAGCGGAAAAAGAGATACAGAGACTGTCGGAGCATTGGGAGCGGGTGAGGGCCAACAGTCCAACTTCATCTCTGTCTGAATTTGGAATCGAGTGTTTAGACAACGTGTTTTGTGTGCCGGATACGGTTACCAATTACGCACACGCTTTTCAATGGGATGATCGTTTTTATTACATTGCTTAA